A genomic region of Gossypium hirsutum isolate 1008001.06 chromosome D01, Gossypium_hirsutum_v2.1, whole genome shotgun sequence contains the following coding sequences:
- the LOC121213548 gene encoding desmethyl-deoxy-podophyllotoxin synthase, with protein sequence MAFGSKCSEEEKFKSIITKVAELSTGLTLADFFPSIKAVEVISGIRPKLEKLHGEADRILENIISEHKERRIEGNGSGEDEKDIVDMLLDLQQHGNLDFPLSSNNIKSVILDMFAAGSETSSISVEWAMSQLLKNPSLMEKATAEVRQVFNGKGYVDEARFGELKFLKLVIKETLRLHNPVPLIPRECRENCKLGGYDIPAKTKVLINSWAIARDSRYWSEPESFNPERFLDSSLDYKGTDFQYIPFGAGRRICPGITFGLANVEQQLAQLVYHFDWKLPNGMKCEDLDITSGPGLTIRRKHDLFVIPVPYHPSPLQ encoded by the exons ATGGCCTTTGGGTCGAAATGCAGTGAAGAGGAAAAGTTCAAATCTATCATCACGAAAGTTGCAGAGCTGTCAACCGGCCTTACCCTTGCAGATTTCTTCCCTTCAATTAAAGCAGTTGAGGTGATTAGTGGAATCAGGCCAAAACTTGAGAAGCTACATGGAGAAGCTGATAGAATACTTGAAAATATCATTTCTGAGCATAAAGAGAGGAGGATTGAAGGAAATGGAAGTGGTGAAGATGAGAAAGATATAGTTGATATGCTTTTGGACCTTCAACAACATGGGAACCTTGACTTTCCTTTATCTtccaacaacatcaaatcagtcatCTTG GACATGTTTGCTGCAGGGAGTGAAACATCATCAATATCTGTTGAATGGGCAATGTCACAACTGCTGAAAAATCCAAGCTTAATGGAAAAGGCTACAGCTGAGGTGAGACAGGTGTTTAATGGCAAAGGGTATGTAGATGAAGCACGGTTTGGTGaactaaaattcctaaaattagTCATAAAAGAAACACTGAGGTTACACAATCCAGTGCCATTAATACCAAGGGAATGCCGTGAGAACTGTAAGCTTGGTGGATATGATATTCCTGCTAAAACTAAAGTTCTTATCAATTCATGGGCAATTGCAAGAGATTCTAGGTACTGGAGTGAACCTGAGAGTTTTAATCCTGAAAGGTTCCTTGATAGCTCATTAGACTATAAAGGAACAGATTTCCAATATATTCCATTCGGGGCCGGAAGGAGGATATGTCCAGGCATAACATTTGGTCTTGCTAATGTTGAACAGCAACTAGCACAATTGGTGTACCACTTTGATTGGAAGCTCCCCAATGGAATGAAGTGTGAAGATTTGGATATCACATCTGGACCAGGTTTAACGATAAGAAGGAAACACGACCTGTTTGTAATTCCAGTTCCTTATCATCCTTCACCTCTTCAATAA
- the LOC107922210 gene encoding putative DUF21 domain-containing protein At3g13070, chloroplastic, which yields MEMALESSILSKPNFFSSAKSSAFLLFNRNFKYPPKFLSKTNHYPASIISSFPNPRVVKAFGVPKTGTFGSQARLGSLIEENEELGSYQNLIFVKRGILVAMVCGVLAFGCKRVFAVEGVVNAGYGVIGQSILLLKNAWPKLSMLLKVFKEQGLVLTALLGLSAFFSMAETAITTLWPWKIRELAEKESEDGVFKMLRSDVTRFLTTILIGTTVVNIGATALVTDAATAIFGEAGVSAATGVMTVAILLLTEITPKSIAVHNPTEVARFVVRPVAWLSVILYPVGRVVTFLSMGMLKIFGLKGKSEPYVTEDELKLMLRGAELSGAIEEEEQDMIENVLEIKDTHVREVMTPLVDVVAIDASSTLVEFHNLWLTHQYSRVPVFEQRVDNIVGIAYAMDLLDYVTKGEVLESTTVGDMAHKPAYFVPDSMLVWNLLREFRIRKVHMAVVLNEYGGTVGLVTLEDVVEEIVGEIFDENDSNEEIQKKTGYIVMRAEGIFDVDANTSIDQLSEDLNIKMPEEHQYETVSGFVCEAFGYIPRTGESIKVVLEKGNEEEDDENAEAGSDQQDMKERHQIYKLEILAGNARKVSAVRFERINEEALLDDTAVTPMISKIIKRKWSSDEDSNNGNYNEDTFEKRQEEDISDHYVIADYNEDKDSPNEQ from the exons atggaaatggcacttgaatCCTCAATTCTCAGCAAACCAAATTTCTTTTCTTCAGCGAAGTCCTCAGCTTTCCTGCTTTTTAATCGAAATTTCAAGTACCCACCAAAATTTTTATCCAAAACTAATCACTACCCAGCTTCCATTATCTCAAGCTTTCCCAACCCCCGTGTTGTTAAAGCCTTTGGGGTGCCAAAAACTGGTACTTTTGGAAGTCAAGCACGTTTAGGGTCGTTAATCGAAGAAAATGAAGAACTGGGAAGTTATCAGAATTTGATTTTTGTGAAAAGAGGAATTTTAGTGGCAATGGTTTGTGGTGTATTGGCCTTTGGTTGTAAAAGAGTGTTTGCTGTAGAGGGAGTGGTTAATGCTGGATATGGAGTGATTGGGCAGTCCATATTATTGTTGAAGAATGCTTGGCCAAAGCTATCTATGCTTCTAAAAGTGTTCAAGGAGCAAGGTTTGGTCTTGACAGCGCTTTTGGGTCTCTCTGCATTCTTCTCAATGGCAGAGACGGCTATAACTACATTATGGCCTTGGAAG ATACGTGAGCTGGCTGAAAAAGAGTCTGAAGATGGTGTATTCAAGATGCTTCGTAGTGATGTAACTCGGTTTCTTACAACTATTCTTATTGGCACCAC TGTGGTGAATATTGGAGCTACTGCTTTAGTTACTGATGCTGCAACAGCAATATTTGGGGAAGCTGGCGTTAGTGCAGCAACTGGAGTAATGACT GTTGCCATATTGCTTCTCACTGAGATCACTCCAAAGAGTATAGCTGTTCACAATCCCACAGAAGTTGCCAGATTTGTG GTCAGGCCAGTGGCTTGGCTTTCTGTAATACTGTATCCAGTGGGAAGAGTTGTCACATTTCTATCAATGGGAatgcttaaaatttttggccTAAAAGGAAAAAG TGAACCTTATGTTACTGAAGATGAATTGAAGCTAATGTTACGAGGAGCAGAATTGAGTGGAGCAATAGAGGAGGAGGAGCAG GATATGATTGAAAATGTGTTAGAGATAAAAGATACTCATGTTAGAGAGGTGATGACACCTCTTGTTGATGTCGTTGCCATTGATGCGAGCTCAACTCTTGTTGAATTCCACAATTTGTGGTTGACTCATCAGTACTCAAG GGTGCCTGTTTTTGAGCAGCGTGTTGACAATATCGTGGGTATTGCATATGCTATGGATCTACTCGATTATGTTACAAAG GGTGAAGTGCTAGAAAGTACCACTGTGGGAGATATGGCTCACAAGCCTGCATATTTTGTGCCTG ATTCAATGTTAGTCTGGAATCTTCTTAGAGAGTTCCGCATTAGGAAGGTTCACATGGCTGTTGTTCTTAATGAATATGGTGGAACAGTTGGA CTAGTCACCTTAGAAGATGTGGTAGAGGAGATTGTTGGTgaaattttcgatgaaaatgatTCAAAT GAGGAGATCCAGAAGAAAACCGGCTACATTGTAATGCGAGCAGAGGGAATTTTTGATGTTGATGCCAACACATCTATTGATCAACTTTCTGAAGATCTGAATATCAAAATGCCCGAG GAACATCAATATGAGACAGTGTCAGGTTTTGTCTGTGAAGCATTTGGATATATACCAAGGACAGGTGAGAGTATTAAGGTAGTCCTTGAAAAGggaaatgaagaagaagatgatgagaaTGCTGAAGCTGGATCTGATCAGCAAGATATGAAGGAAAGGCATCAAATTTATAAACTTGAG ATATTAGCAGGAAATGCCCGAAAAGTTAGTGCCGTTAGATTTGAACGGATAAACGAGGAAGCACTATTAGATGACACAGCAGTAACTCCAATGATTTCAAAAATCATAAAGAGGAAATGGAGCAGTGATGAAGACTCGAATAATGGCAACTACAATGAAGATACATTTGAAAAGAGGCAAGAGGAAGACATCTCAGATCACTATGTAATTGCTGATTACAATGAGGATAAGGATAGTCCCAATGAACAGTAG